In Janthinobacterium rivuli, a single genomic region encodes these proteins:
- a CDS encoding formylglycine-generating enzyme family protein: MKHSILIVACAIFCSAQAAAAAILPPMAGIPSGVFTMGSTEPRISDGSHNPAEGPPHEVRVAAFRLAKYETTVAQFRQFVAATGYRAAGECWEFDRTDGIALKASGWDAPAHAPTDYHPVMCVSWDDAAAYVQWLARETGRPFRLPSEAEWEYAARAGTRTKYSSGDAPEQLCKYANMKDRRFKAAAQRDHGLDMLVTDCDDGAEYTAVVGMYAPNGYGLHDMMGNVAEWVADCQHPDYRGAPVDGAAWRSGCEAEGDYFITRGGSYSSSRQVLRSAARGHGGRGNASSLGEGFRIAEDLDGCTASTCAGGDAAFIQALQAAQQAELHRRARH; encoded by the coding sequence ATGAAGCACAGCATACTTATCGTTGCCTGCGCCATCTTTTGCAGCGCCCAGGCAGCTGCCGCCGCCATCCTCCCTCCCATGGCAGGCATTCCCTCCGGCGTGTTTACCATGGGCAGCACGGAGCCTCGTATCAGCGACGGCAGCCATAATCCGGCCGAGGGGCCGCCCCACGAGGTGCGCGTGGCCGCATTCCGACTTGCAAAATACGAGACGACGGTGGCGCAGTTCCGGCAATTTGTTGCCGCCACAGGCTATCGGGCGGCTGGCGAATGCTGGGAGTTCGACCGCACTGACGGCATCGCGCTCAAGGCGTCGGGCTGGGACGCCCCTGCGCATGCGCCAACGGACTATCACCCCGTCATGTGCGTGAGCTGGGACGATGCGGCGGCCTATGTGCAATGGCTGGCCCGGGAAACGGGGCGCCCATTCCGCCTGCCCAGCGAGGCGGAATGGGAATACGCGGCGCGCGCCGGCACCCGCACGAAATACTCGTCCGGAGATGCGCCTGAACAATTATGCAAGTACGCCAACATGAAGGACCGGCGTTTCAAGGCGGCTGCGCAGCGCGATCACGGCCTCGATATGCTGGTCACCGATTGCGACGACGGCGCCGAGTACACGGCCGTCGTGGGCATGTATGCTCCCAACGGCTACGGCTTGCACGACATGATGGGCAACGTGGCGGAATGGGTGGCCGATTGCCAGCATCCCGACTACCGGGGCGCGCCCGTCGACGGGGCGGCCTGGCGCAGCGGTTGCGAGGCGGAAGGCGACTATTTCATCACGCGAGGCGGCAGCTATTCGTCCTCGCGCCAGGTACTGCGCAGCGCAGCGCGCGGGCATGGCGGCCGCGGCAATGCCAGCAGCCTGGGCGAAGGTTTTCGCATTGCCGAGGACCTGGACGGCTGCACGGCCAGCACCTGTGCCGGGGGTGATGCCGCATTCATCCAGGCGCTGCAAGCCGCGCAGCAGGCGGAACTGCATCGCCGCGCACGCCACTGA
- a CDS encoding alpha/beta fold hydrolase codes for MRITGLALLLLTCFNTAQAAPVPACASPTQAVREQGYVPINGIEQWITVTGAACGNPVILFIHGGPGNALSPYAEAIYAGWERHYTLVQWDQRGAGMTYAKQQPTEDMTLTVEQMRDDGIAVARYIEQHLGQQKVILMGSSWGSILGVHMAKARPDLFHAYIGTAQVVNARDNETGMYREVMALAQVAGDTATVDKLTALGAPPWTDPRNFGILRRFDRKYEGLATDPPPKHWWQPAPFYATPQALAAAEAADDYSYIQFIGLRGDGMFAKVDLPALGTRFNLPVFFIMGEADLLTSPVIARTYFDSITAPAKGFTLVKRAGHDPNQAVHDAQWTVLRDKVAPLLQ; via the coding sequence ATGCGCATCACAGGCCTGGCATTGCTGCTCTTAACTTGTTTCAACACGGCGCAAGCGGCTCCCGTACCTGCGTGTGCCTCGCCTACGCAAGCCGTGCGCGAGCAAGGCTATGTGCCCATCAATGGCATCGAGCAATGGATCACGGTCACGGGCGCCGCCTGCGGCAATCCCGTGATCCTGTTCATCCATGGCGGCCCCGGCAACGCACTGAGTCCCTACGCGGAGGCCATCTATGCCGGTTGGGAACGCCACTACACCCTGGTGCAGTGGGACCAGCGCGGCGCCGGCATGACGTATGCGAAACAGCAGCCGACGGAAGACATGACCTTGACGGTGGAACAGATGCGCGACGACGGCATCGCCGTGGCGCGCTATATCGAACAGCATCTGGGCCAGCAGAAAGTCATTTTGATGGGCAGTTCCTGGGGATCGATACTGGGCGTACACATGGCCAAGGCGCGCCCCGACCTGTTCCACGCGTATATCGGCACGGCACAGGTGGTCAATGCGCGCGACAATGAGACCGGCATGTACCGGGAAGTGATGGCGCTGGCGCAAGTGGCTGGCGATACCGCCACGGTGGACAAGCTGACGGCGCTCGGTGCACCGCCATGGACGGACCCGCGCAACTTCGGTATCTTGCGCCGCTTCGACCGCAAATATGAAGGATTGGCAACGGATCCGCCGCCCAAGCACTGGTGGCAGCCGGCGCCGTTCTACGCCACGCCGCAAGCCCTGGCGGCGGCCGAGGCGGCCGATGACTACTCGTACATCCAGTTCATCGGCCTGCGCGGCGACGGCATGTTCGCCAAGGTCGACCTGCCCGCGCTGGGCACGCGCTTTAACTTGCCCGTGTTTTTCATCATGGGCGAAGCGGACTTGCTGACCTCGCCAGTCATCGCGCGCACATATTTTGACAGCATCACGGCGCCGGCCAAAGGTTTTACCCTGGTGAAACGGGCCGGGCACGATCCCAACCAGGCCGTGCACGACGCCCAATGGACGGTCTTGCGCGACAAGGTGGCGCCGCTGCTGCAGTAA
- a CDS encoding alpha/beta fold hydrolase, with translation MTLLPRLTLLAVLLSSASLHAEPMFFTPCSDTAMPGSLCSGLNVPGSYDDQGRAVGNKDAMHVFVRKFAADVPAGKPAKGTLWLVAGGPGESGASFYSLLPTLRRSFPGFEFLIPDHRGTGHSSRLCKVEESEQSPGGRALAGAEWGSCFAGLNLVPEYAGQFSITMAAHDLQALIEGERKAKGRQPPAYVYSVSYGTQLVLRTLQLGPLPVKGVIFDSLVPPQTDARWDLSQRSHVVNTVGMQVLAQCDADAACHAALGEPAATLYRRVLDKTQADPALLAKIPGKNLKNFLGGMLDVPNARARIPYLLRELDQGGETELASVRVTLTQAAASLGSYPQSPLSIPLVSIISNSENNLQPSLRPNWAATDIDRDEEKLLFTSPLPRILLGGGLPTYPRDAYFGALPAKMPPTLVLQGTLDPKTPYAGAQAQVQALTQSKAGKVALSTVHKAPHFLLWTAPACFEQASTRFIAGKPAHDCTL, from the coding sequence ATGACCTTACTGCCCCGCCTGACCCTGCTGGCTGTACTGCTTTCCAGCGCATCCTTGCATGCCGAACCGATGTTCTTCACCCCCTGCTCCGATACGGCCATGCCCGGCAGCCTGTGCTCGGGCTTGAACGTGCCCGGCAGCTACGATGACCAGGGCCGCGCCGTGGGCAATAAGGACGCCATGCACGTCTTCGTGCGCAAGTTTGCCGCCGATGTACCTGCCGGCAAACCCGCCAAAGGCACCCTGTGGCTGGTGGCGGGCGGTCCCGGCGAATCGGGCGCCTCGTTCTACAGCTTGCTGCCCACCTTGCGCCGCAGCTTTCCCGGCTTTGAATTCCTCATCCCCGACCACCGCGGCACGGGCCATTCGTCGCGCCTGTGCAAGGTGGAAGAGTCGGAACAAAGCCCCGGCGGCCGCGCGCTGGCTGGCGCTGAATGGGGCAGCTGCTTTGCCGGTCTCAACCTTGTACCGGAATACGCGGGCCAGTTTTCCATCACGATGGCGGCGCACGACTTGCAAGCCCTGATCGAAGGCGAACGCAAGGCTAAAGGCAGACAGCCGCCCGCCTATGTATACAGTGTGTCGTATGGCACGCAGCTGGTCTTGCGGACATTGCAACTGGGGCCGCTGCCCGTCAAGGGCGTCATCTTCGACTCCTTGGTGCCGCCGCAAACGGATGCGCGCTGGGATTTGAGCCAGCGTTCGCACGTGGTCAACACGGTCGGCATGCAGGTGCTGGCCCAATGCGACGCGGATGCGGCTTGCCATGCGGCATTGGGCGAGCCGGCCGCGACCTTGTACCGCCGCGTGCTGGACAAGACGCAAGCGGACCCCGCCCTGCTGGCGAAGATCCCCGGCAAGAACCTGAAAAACTTCCTGGGCGGCATGCTCGACGTGCCAAACGCCCGCGCGCGCATTCCGTATCTTCTGCGCGAGCTGGACCAGGGCGGCGAGACGGAACTGGCGTCCGTGCGCGTTACCTTGACGCAGGCGGCGGCCAGCCTGGGCAGCTATCCCCAGTCGCCGCTGTCGATTCCGCTGGTCAGCATCATCAGCAATTCGGAAAACAATCTGCAGCCGTCCTTGCGCCCCAACTGGGCCGCCACCGACATCGACCGCGATGAGGAGAAATTGCTGTTTACCAGTCCCCTGCCCCGCATCCTGCTGGGCGGCGGCTTGCCGACCTACCCGCGCGACGCCTATTTTGGCGCCTTGCCGGCGAAAATGCCGCCGACCCTGGTGCTGCAGGGAACGCTGGACCCGAAGACGCCGTACGCGGGCGCGCAGGCGCAAGTGCAGGCTTTGACGCAGAGCAAGGCCGGCAAGGTGGCCCTGTCCACCGTGCACAAGGCCCCGCATTTCCTGTTGTGGACGGCGCCCGCCTGCTTTGAACAGGCCAGCACCCGTTTTATTGCCGGCAAACCGGCGCACGATTGCACGCTGTAG
- a CDS encoding heavy metal translocating P-type ATPase → MPHDSHTHTHDHDHAHKHDHKHDHEHKHDHAPKAASCCSSQHACSSTPADASAPTLPSAAIAGASTAKYRIANMDCPTEERLIRNKLGNMAGVVGLDFNLMNRVLDVHHTLPSLATVEAALHGIGMEAIPMAADAAVARDPNEGSLSTLQKGLLVVSGLAAAAAEALAWTTHEDSSPLVIALALLSIATGGWPTLKKGWIALKTFTLNINFLMSLAVFGAVAIGQWPEAAMVIFLFAIAELIEGLSLNRARNAVHSLMQLAPDTATVADASGAWQPVPVATVAIGTLMRVKPGERIALDGVVASGESSVNQAPITGESMPVDKAVGDVVYAGTINERGLLDVTVTANSGNSTLAKIVKVIEETQGKQAPTQRFVDNFARYYTPAVVVFAILVAVLPPLLFGAPFMDWIYKALVMLVIACPCALVISTPVTVVSGLTAAARRGILVKGGQFLETGYRIKAIAVDKTGTLTMGKPAVTDVVAMDGSSRDAILLLAASLDANSAHPLAAAIVKAGPPAGSHLPVTQFAALHGRGVQGHIDGQTYYLGNARLMTELKVLTPALQAILMRLEQQAYTAMVLATSAGALGVIAVADVLRPTAASAIARLNALGVTTVMLTGDNVLTAQRIAAEVGVSLVKAELLPENKLDEIKALQQQFGVVAMLGDGVNDAPALAQADIGFAMGAAGSDTAIETADVALMDDELGKLPEFISLSQRTRNILVQNISFAIGIKAVFFGLALASMATLWMAVFADVGASLLVVANGLRLLRGSKAK, encoded by the coding sequence ATGCCACACGATAGCCATACCCATACGCACGACCACGACCACGCGCACAAGCATGACCATAAGCACGACCATGAGCACAAGCATGACCATGCACCCAAGGCGGCCAGCTGCTGCTCCAGCCAGCATGCGTGCTCGTCCACGCCTGCCGACGCATCCGCACCGACCCTGCCCAGTGCGGCCATCGCCGGCGCGAGCACGGCCAAATACCGTATCGCCAACATGGATTGCCCCACGGAAGAACGGCTGATCCGCAACAAGCTGGGCAATATGGCTGGCGTCGTGGGCCTCGATTTCAACCTGATGAACCGGGTGCTCGACGTGCACCACACCCTGCCCTCGCTGGCCACGGTGGAAGCGGCCCTGCATGGCATCGGCATGGAAGCGATCCCCATGGCAGCGGACGCCGCCGTTGCGCGCGACCCGAACGAAGGCAGCCTAAGCACTCTGCAAAAAGGCTTGCTGGTCGTCTCCGGCCTGGCCGCCGCTGCCGCCGAAGCGCTGGCGTGGACCACGCATGAAGACAGTTCGCCCCTCGTCATCGCTCTGGCGCTGCTGTCGATCGCCACGGGCGGCTGGCCGACCCTGAAAAAGGGCTGGATTGCCCTGAAAACGTTCACCCTGAACATCAATTTCCTGATGAGCCTGGCGGTTTTCGGCGCCGTCGCCATCGGCCAGTGGCCGGAAGCGGCCATGGTCATCTTCCTGTTCGCCATTGCCGAGCTGATCGAAGGCTTGTCGCTGAACCGGGCGCGCAATGCCGTGCACAGCCTGATGCAGCTGGCGCCCGACACGGCAACGGTCGCCGACGCCAGCGGCGCCTGGCAGCCAGTGCCCGTCGCCACGGTGGCCATCGGCACCCTGATGCGCGTCAAGCCGGGCGAGCGCATCGCGCTCGATGGCGTGGTGGCCAGCGGCGAATCGTCCGTCAACCAGGCGCCGATCACCGGTGAAAGCATGCCGGTAGACAAGGCCGTGGGCGACGTCGTGTATGCGGGCACCATCAATGAACGGGGCTTGCTCGACGTCACCGTCACGGCCAACAGCGGCAACAGCACCCTGGCGAAGATCGTCAAGGTGATCGAGGAAACACAAGGAAAACAGGCGCCCACGCAGCGCTTTGTCGACAATTTCGCCCGCTACTACACGCCGGCCGTCGTCGTCTTCGCCATCCTCGTGGCCGTGCTGCCGCCCCTGCTTTTCGGCGCGCCCTTCATGGACTGGATCTACAAGGCCCTGGTGATGCTGGTGATCGCCTGCCCGTGCGCGCTCGTCATTTCCACTCCGGTCACGGTCGTCAGCGGCCTGACGGCGGCGGCGCGGCGCGGCATCCTGGTGAAAGGCGGGCAATTCCTGGAAACCGGTTACCGCATCAAGGCCATCGCCGTCGACAAGACGGGTACCTTGACCATGGGCAAACCGGCCGTCACGGACGTGGTGGCCATGGACGGCAGCAGCCGCGACGCCATCTTGCTGCTGGCCGCCAGCCTGGACGCCAATTCCGCCCACCCCCTGGCCGCCGCCATCGTCAAGGCCGGTCCGCCCGCCGGCAGCCACTTGCCCGTGACCCAGTTTGCCGCGCTGCATGGACGCGGCGTGCAAGGCCATATCGATGGCCAGACGTATTACCTGGGCAATGCCCGCCTGATGACGGAATTAAAGGTATTGACGCCGGCATTGCAAGCCATCCTGATGCGGCTGGAGCAGCAGGCGTACACGGCCATGGTGCTGGCCACCTCGGCCGGTGCGCTGGGCGTGATCGCCGTGGCCGACGTGCTGCGCCCGACGGCGGCGTCCGCCATCGCCAGACTGAATGCGCTGGGCGTCACCACCGTCATGCTGACGGGCGACAATGTGCTGACGGCGCAGCGTATCGCCGCCGAAGTCGGCGTCAGCCTGGTCAAGGCGGAGTTACTGCCGGAAAACAAGCTCGATGAAATCAAGGCCTTGCAGCAGCAATTCGGCGTGGTGGCCATGCTTGGCGATGGCGTCAACGACGCCCCGGCCCTGGCGCAGGCCGACATCGGCTTTGCCATGGGCGCGGCCGGCAGCGACACGGCCATCGAAACGGCGGACGTGGCCCTGATGGATGATGAACTGGGCAAATTGCCTGAATTCATCAGCCTGAGCCAGCGCACGCGCAACATCCTCGTGCAAAACATCAGCTTTGCCATCGGCATCAAGGCCGTCTTCTTCGGCCTGGCCCTGGCCAGCATGGCAACCTTGTGGATGGCCGTGTTCGCCGACGTGGGCGCCAGCTTGCTCGTGGTGGCGAACGGTCTCAGGCTGTTGCGTGGCAGCAAGGCCAAATAA
- the cadR gene encoding Cd(II)/Pb(II)-responsive transcriptional regulator: protein MRIGELAKRTDCDVETVRYYEKAGLLQEPGRNSAGYREYREEHQERLQFIRHCRSLQIGLTDIRALLEFKNNPAEGCHSVNELLDHHILRIAEQMANLQILQQQLVTLRHQCDQPQPSQDCAILQNLSEAASGYDCACHTELH, encoded by the coding sequence ATGCGTATCGGAGAACTGGCCAAACGGACAGATTGTGACGTGGAAACCGTGCGTTACTATGAAAAGGCGGGTTTGCTGCAGGAACCGGGGCGCAATAGCGCCGGCTACCGCGAGTACCGCGAAGAACACCAGGAACGGTTGCAATTCATCCGCCATTGCCGCTCCCTGCAGATCGGTTTGACGGACATCCGCGCCTTGCTGGAATTTAAGAACAACCCGGCCGAAGGCTGCCACAGCGTCAATGAATTGCTCGACCACCACATCTTGCGCATCGCCGAGCAAATGGCGAATTTACAAATATTGCAGCAGCAACTGGTGACCCTGCGCCACCAATGCGACCAGCCGCAGCCTTCGCAAGACTGCGCCATCCTGCAAAACCTGTCGGAAGCGGCCAGCGGCTACGATTGCGCCTGCCATACCGAACTGCATTGA